A window of Cohnella herbarum contains these coding sequences:
- a CDS encoding stage V sporulation protein AB, with translation MSYLEGVLVMVIGLAGGFSVGSAFVALLIVLDLIPRLVQLTRAYRRSSLFESSILFGSLYWICADLFDWSYKLPAKALLLPAIFQGLFVGMFAAALTEVLNVIPIVSKRFKLKPYLFPLLIAMVLGKVTGSLVDWLLLHP, from the coding sequence TTGAGTTATTTGGAGGGGGTACTGGTCATGGTCATCGGACTGGCCGGTGGCTTTTCTGTCGGAAGCGCGTTCGTCGCTCTGTTGATCGTCCTGGATCTGATCCCCCGGCTTGTCCAATTAACCCGGGCCTACCGACGTTCGTCCTTGTTCGAGTCTAGCATCTTATTCGGATCGTTGTATTGGATTTGCGCGGATTTGTTCGACTGGTCTTATAAGCTGCCGGCCAAGGCGCTGTTGCTCCCCGCGATATTTCAAGGCTTGTTCGTGGGCATGTTCGCTGCCGCATTGACGGAGGTGCTCAACGTCATTCCTATCGTATCGAAGAGGTTCAAGCTTAAGCCGTACCTATTCCCGTTGTTGATAGCGATGGTGCTGGGGAAGGTTACGGGATCGTTAGTCGACTGGCTGTTGTTGCACCCGTAA
- the spoIIAB gene encoding anti-sigma F factor, with the protein MSGHNQMKLSFTSRSENEAFARITVAAFVSQLDPTLEQLDEIKTVVSEAVTNAIIHGYDGSSEGIVYVEAEIDGDTVTISISDQGKGIEDLELARQPLFTSRPELERSGMGFTIMENFMDAFEVVSSESGGTSLRMKKRIESKKALFN; encoded by the coding sequence ATGAGCGGACATAATCAAATGAAGCTTTCGTTTACTAGCAGATCCGAGAACGAAGCTTTTGCCAGAATTACGGTAGCCGCATTCGTTTCGCAACTGGATCCAACGTTGGAGCAACTAGACGAGATTAAGACCGTCGTGTCCGAAGCGGTAACCAATGCGATCATTCACGGGTATGACGGAAGTTCCGAAGGGATCGTATACGTCGAAGCCGAAATCGATGGCGATACGGTAACGATCTCCATCAGCGACCAAGGCAAAGGAATAGAAGACTTGGAGCTTGCGCGTCAACCGCTTTTCACTTCCCGACCGGAACTGGAACGCTCCGGAATGGGATTCACCATCATGGAGAACTTCATGGATGCTTTCGAAGTCGTCAGCTCGGAGTCTGGCGGAACTTCCCTCAGGATGAAAAAACGGATCGAGTCGAAAAAAGCTTTATTCAATTAA
- the sigF gene encoding RNA polymerase sporulation sigma factor SigF, with product MDSEWKRSSAPAYLDDSEVKRLIALSQSGDTTARDTLVNSNIRLVWSVVQRFSNRGYDSDDLFQIGCIGLLKSVDKFDLSYDVKFSTYAVPMIIGEIQRFLRDDGTLKVSRSLKEMANRVRKVKDELSKRNGRAPTISEVAEEIGVTPEEIVFAQEANKPPASIHETVFENDGDPITLMDQIADESQERWFDKLALTEAIQGLNDRERLIVYLRYFRDQTQSEVAGRLGISQVQVSRLEKKILQNIKDQIAQ from the coding sequence ATGGATTCAGAATGGAAACGATCTTCTGCGCCGGCATACTTGGATGACAGTGAAGTAAAGCGCCTGATTGCGCTTAGTCAATCCGGAGATACGACCGCGCGTGATACGCTCGTGAATAGCAACATCCGTTTAGTATGGTCGGTCGTGCAAAGGTTCTCGAACCGGGGCTACGATAGCGACGATCTGTTTCAAATCGGTTGTATCGGCTTGCTGAAATCGGTCGATAAATTCGACCTATCCTACGACGTCAAGTTCTCTACTTATGCCGTTCCGATGATAATCGGAGAGATTCAAAGATTTCTGCGCGATGACGGTACCCTCAAAGTTAGCCGATCGCTTAAAGAAATGGCTAATCGCGTTCGGAAAGTGAAAGACGAGCTGTCGAAGAGAAACGGGCGAGCTCCGACGATCAGCGAAGTGGCGGAAGAGATCGGGGTCACGCCGGAAGAAATCGTGTTTGCCCAAGAGGCGAATAAACCGCCGGCTTCCATTCACGAGACGGTGTTCGAGAACGACGGGGATCCGATCACTTTGATGGATCAAATTGCCGACGAGTCGCAAGAGAGATGGTTCGATAAGCTTGCTCTAACCGAAGCGATTCAAGGCTTGAACGATCGGGAGCGTCTCATCGTCTATCTCCGCTACTTCCGCGACCAAACGCAGTCCGAAGTTGCCGGAAGACTTGGGATCTCCCAAGTACAAGTTAGCCGCCTGGAGAAAAAGATCCTGCAAAATATCAAAGATCAGATCGCTCAATGA
- the spoIIAA gene encoding anti-sigma F factor antagonist yields MSLQVELEQHRNVLIVRLRGELDHHTADIVRFKMEDAILRGRCDHVVLSLKDLVFMDSSGLGVILGRYKLVKSRGGKMVVCDTQSSVKRLFELSGLFKILSFYDTERSAVASLEVVS; encoded by the coding sequence ATGAGCTTACAGGTCGAGCTGGAGCAGCACCGCAATGTTTTGATCGTCCGTTTGAGAGGGGAGCTGGACCATCATACGGCGGACATCGTTCGATTCAAGATGGAGGACGCGATTTTAAGAGGACGGTGCGATCACGTCGTTCTGAGTTTGAAAGATCTCGTTTTCATGGATAGCTCCGGGCTTGGCGTTATTCTTGGAAGGTATAAGCTTGTTAAGAGCCGCGGCGGCAAAATGGTCGTATGCGACACACAGTCCAGCGTGAAACGATTGTTCGAGTTATCCGGGCTGTTTAAGATTCTATCGTTTTACGATACCGAACGTTCTGCCGTCGCCAGTCTGGAGGTTGTATCATGA
- a CDS encoding stage V sporulation protein AA: MELSPTESKVVYVRMRRRAVVRPRSVVTLGDVARLVTEDRLQMSLRSLPLHRITEKDGNLLLIDMLQVVKAIREAEPGMMIETFGEPHVLLEISPEGEVKPRIVILILAWLLLFFGSGMAMMNFHADVNMPAVQRRITELITGHSYSHPWLFQIPYSIGVGMGMLLFFNRLLRKRLNDEPNPLEVEMFMYQENVNHYVITEEYRKKHEGQAGGDGD; encoded by the coding sequence GTGGAACTTTCGCCTACGGAGTCCAAGGTCGTTTACGTCCGAATGCGGCGCAGGGCCGTCGTTCGTCCACGCTCGGTCGTCACCTTAGGCGACGTAGCTAGACTGGTCACCGAGGATCGGTTGCAGATGAGCTTGCGAAGCTTGCCGTTGCACCGCATAACGGAGAAGGACGGCAATCTGCTGCTCATCGATATGTTGCAGGTCGTCAAGGCAATCCGCGAAGCCGAGCCGGGGATGATGATCGAGACGTTCGGAGAACCGCACGTGCTGCTCGAGATTTCTCCGGAAGGTGAAGTGAAGCCGCGAATCGTCATCTTGATACTGGCTTGGTTGCTGCTCTTCTTCGGATCGGGGATGGCGATGATGAACTTTCATGCCGACGTGAACATGCCCGCCGTTCAGCGCCGAATTACGGAATTGATAACCGGCCATTCCTACTCGCATCCTTGGTTGTTTCAAATTCCGTATTCCATCGGAGTAGGGATGGGCATGTTATTGTTTTTCAACAGACTGTTGCGTAAACGGCTAAACGATGAACCGAATCCTCTAGAAGTCGAAATGTTCATGTACCAGGAGAACGTGAACCATTACGTCATCACGGAAGAGTACCGGAAAAAACACGAAGGTCAGGCAGGAGGAGACGGGGATTGA